The following proteins are encoded in a genomic region of Deinococcus betulae:
- a CDS encoding BTAD domain-containing putative transcriptional regulator: MASDSVPWQLSLLGSPTLSGGGGQLRLDGKPAALLTFLAAEGPQSRRTCAALLWPDAPPATARNSLVQLLRRLHQAAGRVLVSGQQILALALDLTTDLQGPVAPGESLLLADLDSEISPAFSDWLSAQRAEREAAQAQASREVTERLTAQGDPATALALAAARVTRDPLDEDAHQQLMRLHHRSGDRAAALQAYQRLRAIFALELGLEPSAETARLARLIDTEPAPGAEQPALPLSFLRPPQLVAREDAWAQMEAGWAAGVGVALVGHSGSGKSRLALDFIRAHPDHHLLLLQGRPGDQDVAYATHARTYRQTLAAFPDLAATLPAWVRQELARIIPELGDAPPPLTSAEDKLRFYDAKYEVLRRVADRGPVVLLSDDLHFMDDASIEAGAYVYSKFWGDSRAALRSMFCYREGALSPATAALSRQMYDSGAVRPVQVQPLADEDTLAFLAQVGLPAVPGLAREVQRFAAGNPQLTLELVKYLHEAQDFSLDGVRRAAGQTLPALLTGRLERLSPEALEAAQAAAVLRSDFSLEQVADMLGWPILRLLNSWEELERAQVVRGEGFAHDLVYNAVLSATSVSSWQRLHRQAAGLLSQSGGTPARVARHWQEGAEPGQAAPWWVEAAHQAEATLHPAEANECYARASAAYDAVGDARASLYRRSVAP; encoded by the coding sequence ATGGCGTCTGATTCTGTTCCCTGGCAGCTGTCCTTACTGGGCTCTCCCACATTATCAGGGGGAGGGGGTCAGCTGCGCCTGGACGGCAAACCGGCCGCGTTGCTGACCTTTCTGGCGGCGGAGGGCCCCCAGTCCCGCCGCACCTGCGCCGCGCTGCTGTGGCCGGACGCCCCGCCCGCCACGGCCCGCAACAGTCTGGTGCAGTTGCTGCGGCGGCTGCATCAGGCGGCGGGGCGCGTGCTGGTGTCTGGCCAGCAGATCCTGGCCCTGGCACTTGACCTGACCACCGACCTCCAGGGACCGGTTGCCCCCGGCGAAAGCCTGCTGCTGGCCGATCTGGACAGCGAAATCAGTCCTGCTTTTAGTGACTGGCTATCAGCCCAGCGCGCCGAGCGCGAAGCCGCGCAGGCCCAGGCCAGCCGCGAAGTGACTGAGCGGCTGACTGCCCAGGGTGACCCGGCGACGGCGCTGGCCCTGGCGGCGGCCCGCGTGACCCGCGACCCTCTGGATGAGGATGCCCATCAGCAGCTGATGCGGCTGCACCACCGTAGCGGCGACCGCGCCGCCGCACTTCAGGCGTATCAGCGCCTGCGGGCCATCTTCGCCCTGGAACTGGGTCTGGAGCCATCTGCTGAAACGGCTCGGCTGGCCCGGCTGATCGACACAGAACCTGCCCCCGGCGCCGAGCAGCCTGCCCTGCCCCTCAGTTTTCTGCGCCCTCCCCAGCTGGTGGCCCGCGAGGACGCCTGGGCGCAGATGGAAGCAGGCTGGGCTGCTGGCGTCGGCGTGGCCCTGGTCGGCCATTCTGGCAGCGGCAAATCCCGGCTGGCGCTTGACTTCATCCGTGCCCACCCGGACCACCACCTGCTGCTCTTGCAGGGCCGCCCCGGCGACCAGGACGTGGCGTATGCCACGCATGCCCGCACCTACCGGCAGACGCTGGCGGCCTTTCCCGACCTGGCCGCGACCCTCCCCGCCTGGGTCCGGCAGGAACTGGCCCGCATCATCCCCGAGCTGGGGGACGCGCCGCCTCCCCTCACGTCTGCTGAAGACAAACTGCGCTTCTACGACGCCAAGTACGAGGTGCTGCGGCGGGTGGCTGATCGTGGTCCGGTCGTGCTGCTCTCGGACGACCTGCATTTCATGGATGACGCCTCTATCGAGGCCGGCGCTTACGTCTATTCCAAGTTCTGGGGTGACAGTCGGGCCGCGCTGCGGTCCATGTTCTGCTACCGCGAGGGGGCCCTGAGTCCGGCCACCGCAGCGCTGTCCCGCCAGATGTATGACTCCGGGGCGGTGCGGCCGGTGCAGGTGCAGCCGCTGGCGGATGAAGACACGCTGGCGTTTCTGGCCCAGGTGGGGCTGCCGGCTGTTCCTGGCCTGGCCCGGGAGGTTCAGCGCTTTGCGGCCGGGAATCCCCAGCTGACTCTGGAACTTGTCAAATACTTGCACGAGGCGCAGGATTTCAGTCTGGACGGTGTGAGGCGCGCGGCAGGGCAGACCTTGCCGGCCTTGTTGACGGGGCGCCTTGAGAGGCTTTCCCCAGAGGCGCTGGAAGCGGCGCAGGCAGCGGCGGTGCTGCGCAGTGACTTCTCGCTGGAGCAGGTGGCTGACATGCTGGGCTGGCCTATCCTCCGCCTCCTGAATAGCTGGGAAGAACTGGAGCGGGCCCAGGTGGTGCGCGGCGAGGGTTTCGCTCATGATCTCGTCTATAACGCGGTGCTCAGCGCCACTTCTGTCTCCAGCTGGCAGCGGCTGCACCGGCAGGCGGCTGGCCTGCTGAGCCAGTCGGGCGGCACCCCGGCGCGTGTTGCCCGTCATTGGCAGGAAGGGGCTGAGCCGGGGCAAGCGGCCCCCTGGTGGGTGGAGGCGGCCCACCAGGCTGAAGCGACCCTGCACCCGGCCGAGGCGAATGAGTGTTACGCCAGAGCATCGGCGGCGTA
- a CDS encoding ATP-binding protein — protein MPQEAHWTLTLWGPPSLIDPQGQRRRCEGKPLALLVYLALEGRATRLRAADLLWPEAGQAGRNNLVIMLRRMGQSYGAPLLTTEQVLTLASAVRVQALDEGGAGQALPLDGLQYPELEEFDAWLREQRVRLRAEGAWAARAAARPLEAQGRGEEALPLLQRAAFLQPLSDETTRALMRAQYLAGDPAAALATFGQFRQSLRGALHTDPMPQTQALAQEIEWSRPRVPGPQGPPAAPDLASGAAQLVGRDDVLEAITQARQADQVVVLTGEAGIGKTSVAQASAARHGAALTLRGHPSDAPIPYASVTRGLRLLLEAQPELHQQVLTRPVLGLLLPERLEAVLPEGDARPALHAALAQLYQLAAAQVQTLMLDDVQLMDPASLDLCLSWLDAPAFPTAVTVCYRTGALPSAASGLLDDLVRRGQATQLRLAPLTTEAVGALLRALGGPELEAHAPGLSHFSGGNPLYLQETVRHLLTPEGTLDLGRLPRTGRAEQLLIGRLEQLSPVEVQLARAASVVAHDLRPELLATMLGVSPAELESAWQALGQAGVLVGGQFTHDLLRETLGAQMPPPLRSLLHRAAARALAEAAAPPAQVALHWEAGSRPEEAASALRQAGAAAQSSGLYREAGRFFGRAADLLEAGPHSEVAFEVRIEQLEALFILEDQVPAWQGAVAALERLALTPAQQACAALHRARLHFALQEFEAQVQCAQRGLVLARQAQATETEVALLEILAGYALQHDYRASPPLLEELEALAARLGRLEIQARALEGLGFALLMIDPRRAGPVLNTAEQRHLDVSAPPFAASVCAKWSRAAYRLGDFEASLAHNLRARQHLGTTEGFRVVALINAYGEALTRWALGDLEGVRQLLGQHQHQAAETPTEQGWLSALHLVQLWLEVAQGTGEPDLLAAQVQALPDLPPPLRVEQQALLAALLGCMGQREAAQGQLDDLLAHVQRLGDVYLLWRTQMQRAALTGDRAVLSALGDSAARRGLCGLSAALRPTPLTRPDPMLAVMLRVCS, from the coding sequence ATGCCGCAGGAGGCGCACTGGACGCTGACACTCTGGGGTCCCCCCAGCCTGATTGACCCGCAAGGTCAGCGGCGCCGCTGCGAGGGCAAGCCGCTGGCCCTGTTGGTGTATCTGGCCTTGGAAGGCCGCGCTACCCGGCTGCGGGCCGCCGACCTGCTGTGGCCAGAAGCAGGCCAGGCCGGGCGCAACAATCTGGTCATCATGCTGCGGCGCATGGGGCAGAGCTACGGTGCCCCGCTGCTGACCACCGAGCAGGTGCTGACTCTGGCCAGTGCCGTTCGTGTTCAGGCGCTGGATGAGGGCGGGGCGGGCCAAGCCCTCCCCCTGGACGGCCTCCAGTATCCAGAGTTAGAAGAGTTTGACGCCTGGCTGCGCGAGCAGCGGGTGCGTTTGCGGGCCGAAGGGGCATGGGCGGCGCGGGCGGCGGCGCGGCCCCTGGAGGCGCAGGGCAGGGGAGAAGAAGCCCTGCCGCTGCTTCAGCGGGCCGCCTTCCTTCAGCCCCTGTCGGACGAGACGACCCGCGCCTTAATGCGCGCGCAGTACCTGGCTGGTGACCCGGCGGCGGCCCTGGCCACTTTTGGCCAGTTTCGCCAGAGCCTGCGCGGCGCTCTGCACACCGACCCCATGCCTCAGACGCAGGCGCTGGCCCAGGAGATTGAATGGAGCCGCCCGCGCGTTCCTGGGCCCCAGGGCCCCCCGGCAGCCCCAGACCTGGCCAGCGGCGCAGCGCAATTGGTCGGGCGGGATGACGTGCTGGAGGCGATCACCCAGGCGAGGCAGGCTGACCAGGTGGTGGTCCTGACCGGCGAGGCGGGCATCGGCAAGACGAGTGTGGCCCAGGCGTCGGCGGCCAGGCACGGCGCCGCCCTGACCCTGAGGGGCCACCCGAGCGACGCCCCTATTCCCTATGCGTCGGTTACGCGGGGGCTGCGTCTGCTGTTAGAAGCGCAGCCGGAGCTTCACCAGCAGGTCCTGACCCGGCCAGTGCTGGGGCTGCTGCTGCCAGAGCGGCTGGAGGCTGTCCTCCCTGAGGGGGACGCGCGCCCGGCGCTGCACGCCGCCCTGGCCCAGCTGTACCAGCTGGCGGCGGCGCAGGTTCAGACCCTGATGCTCGATGATGTGCAGCTGATGGACCCGGCGTCGTTGGATCTGTGCCTGTCGTGGCTGGACGCGCCGGCCTTCCCCACTGCAGTGACCGTCTGTTACCGGACCGGCGCCCTGCCGTCAGCAGCCAGTGGGCTGCTCGACGACCTTGTGCGGCGGGGCCAGGCCACGCAGCTGAGGCTGGCGCCGCTGACGACCGAGGCCGTGGGCGCTCTGCTGCGCGCGCTGGGCGGCCCCGAGCTGGAGGCCCACGCGCCGGGACTGAGCCACTTCAGCGGGGGCAATCCGCTGTACCTGCAAGAAACGGTGCGGCATTTGCTCACCCCAGAAGGCACGCTGGATCTGGGCCGCCTGCCCCGGACGGGCCGCGCCGAGCAGCTTCTCATCGGCCGCCTGGAACAGCTGTCGCCTGTCGAGGTGCAGCTGGCCAGGGCTGCCAGTGTGGTGGCCCACGACCTGCGCCCCGAGTTGCTCGCCACCATGCTGGGGGTGTCCCCAGCCGAGCTGGAATCGGCCTGGCAGGCGCTGGGGCAGGCGGGTGTGCTTGTGGGTGGCCAGTTCACCCACGACCTTCTCCGGGAAACCCTGGGCGCGCAGATGCCGCCGCCCCTGCGGTCGCTGCTACACCGGGCGGCGGCCCGCGCTCTGGCTGAGGCCGCTGCCCCGCCCGCCCAGGTGGCCCTGCACTGGGAAGCGGGAAGTCGGCCCGAAGAGGCGGCCAGTGCCCTCCGGCAAGCCGGTGCAGCGGCGCAGAGCAGCGGCCTGTACCGCGAAGCCGGCCGTTTTTTTGGGCGAGCCGCCGACCTGCTGGAGGCTGGCCCGCACTCAGAGGTTGCCTTTGAGGTCCGTATTGAACAACTGGAGGCCCTCTTTATCCTCGAAGATCAGGTGCCAGCCTGGCAGGGTGCTGTGGCTGCATTGGAGCGCCTAGCCCTGACCCCAGCGCAGCAGGCCTGCGCCGCTCTGCACCGGGCCCGCCTCCACTTCGCCCTTCAGGAGTTTGAGGCGCAGGTGCAGTGTGCGCAGCGTGGTCTGGTACTGGCCCGCCAGGCCCAGGCGACAGAGACGGAAGTCGCCCTGCTGGAAATCCTGGCGGGTTACGCCCTGCAACACGACTACCGGGCCTCGCCCCCTCTGCTGGAGGAACTGGAAGCCCTGGCCGCCCGGCTGGGCCGCCTGGAGATTCAGGCCCGCGCGTTAGAGGGGCTGGGTTTTGCTCTCCTGATGATTGATCCCCGGCGCGCCGGCCCTGTGCTGAACACCGCAGAGCAGCGGCACCTGGACGTCTCGGCTCCGCCCTTTGCCGCATCAGTCTGTGCCAAATGGTCGCGCGCGGCCTACCGTCTGGGCGATTTTGAGGCCTCGCTGGCCCACAACCTGCGCGCCCGCCAGCACCTGGGGACGACCGAAGGCTTTCGGGTGGTCGCGCTCATCAACGCCTACGGTGAGGCCCTGACCCGCTGGGCTCTGGGTGACCTGGAGGGTGTGAGGCAGTTGCTCGGCCAGCACCAGCATCAGGCGGCCGAGACACCGACTGAGCAGGGCTGGCTCAGTGCGCTTCATCTGGTGCAGCTCTGGCTGGAGGTGGCCCAGGGAACAGGTGAGCCCGACCTCCTGGCGGCGCAGGTTCAGGCGCTCCCCGACCTGCCCCCCCCTCTGAGGGTTGAGCAGCAGGCGCTGCTGGCGGCTCTTCTGGGCTGCATGGGCCAGAGAGAAGCGGCTCAGGGTCAGCTGGACGACCTGCTCGCCCACGTGCAGCGCCTGGGCGACGTGTACTTGCTGTGGCGTACTCAGATGCAACGCGCGGCCCTCACCGGGGACCGCGCAGTTCTGAGCGCGCTCGGTGATTCGGCGGCGCGGCGTGGGCTGTGCGGCCTGTCAGCGGCTCTGAGGCCCACTCCTCTGACGCGGCCCGACCCCATGCTGGCCGTCATGCTCAGGGTGTGTAGTTAA